A window from Pseudopipra pipra isolate bDixPip1 chromosome 25, bDixPip1.hap1, whole genome shotgun sequence encodes these proteins:
- the ZC3H11A gene encoding zinc finger CCCH domain-containing protein 11A isoform X1, with protein MSNQGDDCYFYFYSTCNKGDSCAFRHCEAALGSETVCTLWQEGRCFRNVCRFRHMEIDKKRSEIACYWENQPGGCQKSNCAFHHTKGRYVDGLFLPPSKTTLPSPPESAEDDVKMAQMSLQQNKLSVQSNPSPQLRGVMKVENSENVPSPTHPPVVINAADDDEDDDDQLSEEGEETKTPVQQPATEAHNGLRLISTRKSNANTKQDDNLNFGIKTLEEIKLKKLKEKAKKQGEGPSGVAVDPLQARTIPVPEKENVRTVLRTVTLSSKEGEDPVIQLNLPDRLGKRKTLIGGKTFLPLRRNVADRLGRKTELQENAEKAPRRGTVQVLKSLRERLGQPSDQSSTETEKAAKPIEEIRVKTLEEIRLERASQRRGEPPAKPPGEARRAEEPSPGTRPAPPVRIKSLSGALAEKNHKRLEEEKGKAEEFPAKPKAEGEPRRSVPAPAVPGRVQLAEPGRAKPAGEVRIKTLEEIKREKALRMQQSGENVPAPPAQPEPALRGRKLLRVTKLIAPGREEKMIVELNKPSPKTVSAPAEPSGQSAANSTVQVKSLEEIMWEKRQLKQRQEKLQKEAAAVPTPVEKPAKDKTPPSGSPESTVVSGPAYQLGRRKVVKPQEDGVGSPEKDPAVSPGKKAAQPPERKAKTKSKVCLKPLDGRATSSPRQSLKRKATESHPPAVVAVKPLSATGGDTKEPSAKKAAAAVAPALPEDSLVSIPRREKPQSSPELHLGSQADSLAQSEVSSSTSASSEVPVKLRRLSSTGSAKAPLSVEDDFEKLIWEISGGKLEAEIDLDPGKDEDDLLLELSEMIDS; from the exons ATGTCTAACCAAGGAGATGACTGCTACTTCTACTTCTATTCCACGTGCAACAAG GGAGACAGCTGTGCCTTCCGCCACTGTGAGGCTGCTCTGGGAAGTGAGACCGTGTGCACCCTCTGGCAGGAGGGTCGTTGTTTCAGGAACGTCTGCAGGTTCAGACACATGGAAATCGAT AAAAAGCGGAGCGAGATCGCCTGTTACTGGGAGAACCAGCCCGGGGGCTGCCAGAAGTCCAACTGTGCTTTCCATCACACCAAGGGCCGTTACGTCGATGGGCTCTTCCTACCCCCCAGCAAAA CCACACTCCCAAGTCCACCTGAGTCTGCAGAAGACGATGTGAAAATGGCTCAGATGtcactgcagcaaaacaaactcTCTGTGCAGTCCAACCCCTCCCCACAGCTGAGGGGGGTGATGAAAGTGGAGAACTCAGAAAATGTCCCGAGTCCTACACACCCTCCAGTTGTCATCAATGCTGCagatgatgatgaagatgatgatg aCCAACTTTCcgaagaaggagaagaaactAAAACACCTGTCCAGCAGCCAGCCACAGAAGCCCATAATGGATTGAGGCTGATTTCCACCAGGAAATCCAATGCTAATACAAAGCAAG ATGACAATTTAAATTTCGGAATAAAAACACTCGAAGAAATCAAATTGaagaaactgaaggaaaaagccaaaaaacaAGGTG AAGGTCCCTCAGGAGTCGCTGTTGATCCGCTCCAAGCTCGGACAATTCCTGTACCAGAGAAGGAGAACGTAAGGACAGTGCTGAGAACTGTGACTCTGTCCTCAAAGGAAG GTGAGGATCCTGTGATCCAGCTGAATCTTCCTGACAGACTGGGAAAACGGAAAACTCTCATAG GAGGTAAAACCTTCCTTCCTCTGAGGCGGAACGTTGCTGACAGGCTGGGCAGGAAgacagagctgcaggagaatGCTGAGAAAGCCCCCAGGAGAGGCACAG TTCAAGTGCTGAAGTCCCTGAGGGAGAGGCTGGGACAGCCCTCTgaccagagcagcacagagacag AGAAGGCTGCCAAGCCCATCGAGGAGATCCGGGTGAAGACCCTGGAGGAGATTCGGCTGGAGAGGGCGAGCCAGAGGCGGGGGGAGCCCCCGGCCAAGCCCCCCGGCGAGGCCCGGAGGGCggaggagcccagcccagggaccagaCCTGCCCCCCCCGTGCGCATCAAATCCCTCTCGGGAGCCCTGGCTGAGAAGAACCACAAGAGGttggaggaagagaagggaaaagcgGAGGAGTTTCCTGCCAAGCCAAAAGCCGAGGGAGAGCCCAGGAGGAGCGTTCCTGCTCCGGCCGTGCCCGGCAGGGTGCAgctggcagagccagggagaGCCAAGCCAGCGGGAGAAGTGCGGATCAAAACCTTGGAGGAGATCAAGAGGGAGAAAGCTCTGAGGATGCAGCAGAGCGGGGAGAACGTGCCCGCTCCTCCCGCACAGCCCGAGCCTGCCCTCAGAGGGAGGAAACTGCTGCGGGTCACCAAGCTCATAG cacctggaagagaagaaaaaatgataGTGGAATTGAACAAACCTTCTCCAAAAACTGTCTCTGCACCTGCAGAG ccctctGGTCAGAGTGCAGCTAATTCCACAGTGCAGGTGAAGAGCCTGGAGGAGATCATGTGGGAGAAGCGGCAGCTGAAGCAACGCCAGGAGAAGCTTCAGaaggaagcagctgctgtgccaaCCCCAGTGGAGAAACCAGCCAAGGATAAAACTCCCCCCTCAGGGAGCCCTGAATCCACTGTGGTTTCAGGACCAGCTTATCAGCTTGGGAGGAGGAAAGTGGTGAAGCCTCAGGAGGACGGGGTGGGAAGCCCAGAGAAGGACCccgcagtgtccccagggaAGAAGGCAGCCCAGCCTCCGGAACGGAAAGCTAAAA CCAAATCCAAGGTGTGCCTGAAGCCTTTGGACGGCAGAGCCACGTCCTCCCCGAGGCAGAGCCTGAAGCGCAAGGCCACCGAGAGCCACCCCCCTGCCGTGGTGGCCGTGAAGCCCCTCAGTGCCACCGGTGGGGACACCAAGGAGCCCTCAGCCAAGAAAGCAGCTGCG gcCGTGGCTCCTGCTTTGCCAGAGGACAGCCTGGTCTCCATACCTCGGAGGGAGAAACCTCAAAGCAG ccctgagctccACCTCGGGAGCCAGGCAGACTCCCTGGCACAGTCAGAGGTCTCCAGCTCAACTTCAGCTTCCTCAGAAGTGCCGGTGAAGCTGCGCCGGCTGAGCTCCACGGGCTCTGCCAAAGCACCTCTGTCTGTGGAAGACGACTTCGAGAAGCTCATTTGGGAAATCTCAGGAGGCAAACTGGAAGCAGAGATTGACCTGGACCCAGGGAAGGACGAGGATGACCTCCTCCTGGAACTTTCGGAGATGATTGACAGCTGA
- the ZC3H11A gene encoding zinc finger CCCH domain-containing protein 11A isoform X2: MSNQGDDCYFYFYSTCNKGDSCAFRHCEAALGSETVCTLWQEGRCFRNVCRFRHMEIDKKRSEIACYWENQPGGCQKSNCAFHHTKGRYVDGLFLPPSKTTLPSPPESAEDDVKMAQMSLQQNKLSVQSNPSPQLRGVMKVENSENVPSPTHPPVVINAADDDEDDDDQLSEEGEETKTPVQQPATEAHNGLRLISTRKSNANTKQDDNLNFGIKTLEEIKLKKLKEKAKKQEGPSGVAVDPLQARTIPVPEKENVRTVLRTVTLSSKEGEDPVIQLNLPDRLGKRKTLIGGKTFLPLRRNVADRLGRKTELQENAEKAPRRGTVQVLKSLRERLGQPSDQSSTETEKAAKPIEEIRVKTLEEIRLERASQRRGEPPAKPPGEARRAEEPSPGTRPAPPVRIKSLSGALAEKNHKRLEEEKGKAEEFPAKPKAEGEPRRSVPAPAVPGRVQLAEPGRAKPAGEVRIKTLEEIKREKALRMQQSGENVPAPPAQPEPALRGRKLLRVTKLIAPGREEKMIVELNKPSPKTVSAPAEPSGQSAANSTVQVKSLEEIMWEKRQLKQRQEKLQKEAAAVPTPVEKPAKDKTPPSGSPESTVVSGPAYQLGRRKVVKPQEDGVGSPEKDPAVSPGKKAAQPPERKAKTKSKVCLKPLDGRATSSPRQSLKRKATESHPPAVVAVKPLSATGGDTKEPSAKKAAAAVAPALPEDSLVSIPRREKPQSSPELHLGSQADSLAQSEVSSSTSASSEVPVKLRRLSSTGSAKAPLSVEDDFEKLIWEISGGKLEAEIDLDPGKDEDDLLLELSEMIDS, from the exons ATGTCTAACCAAGGAGATGACTGCTACTTCTACTTCTATTCCACGTGCAACAAG GGAGACAGCTGTGCCTTCCGCCACTGTGAGGCTGCTCTGGGAAGTGAGACCGTGTGCACCCTCTGGCAGGAGGGTCGTTGTTTCAGGAACGTCTGCAGGTTCAGACACATGGAAATCGAT AAAAAGCGGAGCGAGATCGCCTGTTACTGGGAGAACCAGCCCGGGGGCTGCCAGAAGTCCAACTGTGCTTTCCATCACACCAAGGGCCGTTACGTCGATGGGCTCTTCCTACCCCCCAGCAAAA CCACACTCCCAAGTCCACCTGAGTCTGCAGAAGACGATGTGAAAATGGCTCAGATGtcactgcagcaaaacaaactcTCTGTGCAGTCCAACCCCTCCCCACAGCTGAGGGGGGTGATGAAAGTGGAGAACTCAGAAAATGTCCCGAGTCCTACACACCCTCCAGTTGTCATCAATGCTGCagatgatgatgaagatgatgatg aCCAACTTTCcgaagaaggagaagaaactAAAACACCTGTCCAGCAGCCAGCCACAGAAGCCCATAATGGATTGAGGCTGATTTCCACCAGGAAATCCAATGCTAATACAAAGCAAG ATGACAATTTAAATTTCGGAATAAAAACACTCGAAGAAATCAAATTGaagaaactgaaggaaaaagccaaaaaacaAG AAGGTCCCTCAGGAGTCGCTGTTGATCCGCTCCAAGCTCGGACAATTCCTGTACCAGAGAAGGAGAACGTAAGGACAGTGCTGAGAACTGTGACTCTGTCCTCAAAGGAAG GTGAGGATCCTGTGATCCAGCTGAATCTTCCTGACAGACTGGGAAAACGGAAAACTCTCATAG GAGGTAAAACCTTCCTTCCTCTGAGGCGGAACGTTGCTGACAGGCTGGGCAGGAAgacagagctgcaggagaatGCTGAGAAAGCCCCCAGGAGAGGCACAG TTCAAGTGCTGAAGTCCCTGAGGGAGAGGCTGGGACAGCCCTCTgaccagagcagcacagagacag AGAAGGCTGCCAAGCCCATCGAGGAGATCCGGGTGAAGACCCTGGAGGAGATTCGGCTGGAGAGGGCGAGCCAGAGGCGGGGGGAGCCCCCGGCCAAGCCCCCCGGCGAGGCCCGGAGGGCggaggagcccagcccagggaccagaCCTGCCCCCCCCGTGCGCATCAAATCCCTCTCGGGAGCCCTGGCTGAGAAGAACCACAAGAGGttggaggaagagaagggaaaagcgGAGGAGTTTCCTGCCAAGCCAAAAGCCGAGGGAGAGCCCAGGAGGAGCGTTCCTGCTCCGGCCGTGCCCGGCAGGGTGCAgctggcagagccagggagaGCCAAGCCAGCGGGAGAAGTGCGGATCAAAACCTTGGAGGAGATCAAGAGGGAGAAAGCTCTGAGGATGCAGCAGAGCGGGGAGAACGTGCCCGCTCCTCCCGCACAGCCCGAGCCTGCCCTCAGAGGGAGGAAACTGCTGCGGGTCACCAAGCTCATAG cacctggaagagaagaaaaaatgataGTGGAATTGAACAAACCTTCTCCAAAAACTGTCTCTGCACCTGCAGAG ccctctGGTCAGAGTGCAGCTAATTCCACAGTGCAGGTGAAGAGCCTGGAGGAGATCATGTGGGAGAAGCGGCAGCTGAAGCAACGCCAGGAGAAGCTTCAGaaggaagcagctgctgtgccaaCCCCAGTGGAGAAACCAGCCAAGGATAAAACTCCCCCCTCAGGGAGCCCTGAATCCACTGTGGTTTCAGGACCAGCTTATCAGCTTGGGAGGAGGAAAGTGGTGAAGCCTCAGGAGGACGGGGTGGGAAGCCCAGAGAAGGACCccgcagtgtccccagggaAGAAGGCAGCCCAGCCTCCGGAACGGAAAGCTAAAA CCAAATCCAAGGTGTGCCTGAAGCCTTTGGACGGCAGAGCCACGTCCTCCCCGAGGCAGAGCCTGAAGCGCAAGGCCACCGAGAGCCACCCCCCTGCCGTGGTGGCCGTGAAGCCCCTCAGTGCCACCGGTGGGGACACCAAGGAGCCCTCAGCCAAGAAAGCAGCTGCG gcCGTGGCTCCTGCTTTGCCAGAGGACAGCCTGGTCTCCATACCTCGGAGGGAGAAACCTCAAAGCAG ccctgagctccACCTCGGGAGCCAGGCAGACTCCCTGGCACAGTCAGAGGTCTCCAGCTCAACTTCAGCTTCCTCAGAAGTGCCGGTGAAGCTGCGCCGGCTGAGCTCCACGGGCTCTGCCAAAGCACCTCTGTCTGTGGAAGACGACTTCGAGAAGCTCATTTGGGAAATCTCAGGAGGCAAACTGGAAGCAGAGATTGACCTGGACCCAGGGAAGGACGAGGATGACCTCCTCCTGGAACTTTCGGAGATGATTGACAGCTGA
- the SNRPE gene encoding small nuclear ribonucleoprotein E, translated as MAYRGQGQKVQKVMVQPINLIFRYLQNRSRIQVWLYEQVNMRIEGCIIGFDEYMNLVLDDAEEIHSKTKSRKQLGRIMLKGDNITLLQSVSN; from the exons ATGGCGTACCGCGGGCAGGGCCAGAAGGTGCAGAAGGTGATGGTGCAGCCCATC AACCTGATCTTCCGATACCTGCAGAAC AGATCCAGGATCCAGGTGTGGCTCTATGAGCAGGTGAACATGAGGATAGAAGGCTGCATCATT GGCTTTGATGAGTACATGAACCTGGTGCTGGATGATGCAGAGGAGATTCACTCCAAAACAAAGTCCAGGAAGCAGCTGG GTCGGATCATGCTGAAAGGGGACAACATCACCCTGCTCCAAAGTGTTTCCAACTAG